One Microtus pennsylvanicus isolate mMicPen1 chromosome 3, mMicPen1.hap1, whole genome shotgun sequence DNA window includes the following coding sequences:
- the Mmp27 gene encoding matrix metalloproteinase-27 gives MKGLLLLNFIALSSAFPPDRKDTNGRLDQLAQAYLNQFYSLEIEGSHLVQSKNGSLLDSKLREMQAFFGLTVTGELDSDTLEIMKTPRCGVPDVGQYGYTLPGWRKHNLTYRIMNYTPDMTRADVDEAIQKALEVWSKVTPLMFTKISKGVADIMIAFRTGVHGWCPRHFDGPLGVLGHAFPPGLGLGGDTHFDEDENWTAKDGEGFNLFLVAAHEFGHSLGLSHSNDQTALMFPNYVSLDPSKHPLSQDDIDGIQSIYGSPPKTPTKPKKATEPRACTDPGLAMDAITTFRREVMFFKGRHFWRTYSDIADVEFESIASFWPSLPADLQAAYESPRDQILVFKDENFWVIRGYAVLPDYPKSIHTLGFPRRVKKIDAAVCDHDTKKTFFFVGIWCWRYDEMAQAMDRGFPQRIVKRFPGIGIRVDAVFQHKGFFYFFRGSRQFEYDIKAKNVTRVMRTNSWFRCKEPFSSSFSADIKEAAHSIATVIPHQTSVNLFIFSTVHVLTKTYS, from the exons ATGAAGGGCCTTCTGCTATTGAATTTTATAGCACTTTCTTCTGCATTTCCTCCAGACCGCAAGGACACAAATGGCAGACTCGATCAACTGGCCCAG GCATATCTCAACCAGTTCTACTCTCTTGAAATAGAAGGGAGTCATCTTGTCCAAAGTAAGAACGGGAGTCTTTTAGACAGCAAACTTCGGGAAATGCAGGCATTTTTTGGATTGACAGTGACCGGAGAGCTGGACTCAGACACCCTTGAGATCATGAAGACGCCCAGGTGTGGGGTTCCTGATGTGGGACAATATGGTTACACCCTGCCTGGGTGGAGAAAACACAACCTCACATACAG AATAATGAACTACACTCCAGATATGACACGAGCTGATGTGGATGAGGCAATTCAGAAAGCACTAGAAGTTTGGAGCAAGGTCACTCCACTGATGTTCACCAAGATTTCCAAGGGAGTTGCAGACATCATGATAGCCTTTAGGACTGGAG TCCATGGCTGGTGTCCTCGTCATTTTGATGGTCCCTTGGGAGTCCTTGGCCATGCCTTTCCTCCTGGTTTGGGTCTAGGTGGTGATACTCACTTTGATGAAGATGAAAACTGGACAGCCAAGGATGGGGAAG GGTTCAACTTGTTTCTTGTGGCTGCTCATGAATTTGGTCACTCTCTGGGGCTCTCTCACTCCAATGATCAAACAGCCTTGATGTTTCCCAATTACGTCTCCCTGGACCCTAGCAAACACCCACTTTCTCAGGATGATATTGACGGGATCCAGTCCATCTATG gAAGTCCACCCAAGACACCCACCAAGCCAAAGAAAGCCACTGAGCCCCGTGCCTGTACAGACCCTGGCCTAGCTATGGATGCTATCACTACCTTCCGCAGAGAAGTCATGTTCTTTAAAGGCAG GCACTTCTGGAGGACCTACTCTGATATTGCTGATGTGGAATTTGAGTCAATTGCTTCCTTCTGGCCGTCTCTGCCAGCTGACCTTCAAGCTGCCTATGAAAGCCCCAGAGATCAGATTCTTGTGTTCAAAG aTGAGAACTTCTGGGTGATCAGGGGGTATGCTGTCTTGCCTGATTACCCCAAATCCATCCACACACTCGGGTTCCCAAGACGTGTGAAGAAAATTGATGCAGCTGTCTGTGACCACGACACaaaaaaaaccttcttttttGTGGGCATCTGGTGCTGGAG GTATGATGAGATGGCGCAAGCCATGGACAGAGGGTTCCCACAGAGGATAGTGAAGCGCTTCCCAGGAATTGGCATCCGTGTGGACGCTGTTTTCCAGCATAAAG gcttcttctatttcttccgTGGATCAAGGCAATTTGAGTATGACATCAAGGCCAAGAATGTCACCCGCGTGATGAGAACCAACTCTTGGTTCCGGTGTAAAGAACCGTTCAGCTCATCATTCAGTGCTGACATCAAAGAAGCGGCACATTCCATTGCAACAGTGATACCGCATCAGACAAGTGTGAACTTGTTCATTTTCAGTACTGTTCACGTGCTGACAAAAACATACAGTTAA